A stretch of the Vigna radiata var. radiata cultivar VC1973A chromosome 9, Vradiata_ver6, whole genome shotgun sequence genome encodes the following:
- the LOC106773593 gene encoding non-specific lipid-transfer protein-like protein At5g64080, with the protein MASKLSFIVCFMALCAIDLAQSASSHQAPAPSVDCSTLVLTMADCLSFVTNGSTVTKPEGTCCSGLKSVLKTAPVCLCEAFKSSAQFGVILNVTKATSLPAACKVSAPSAANCGLSESPVAAPAGGVSPKASPTPQASGASSSGVHGPANEVSPAPAPAKGNAASFRISGGTLFVGILVATFSGI; encoded by the exons ATGGCGTCAAAGCTCTCATTCATTGTGTGTTTCATGGCTCTATGCGCCATTGATCTAGCACAAAGCGCATCATCCCATCAAGCGCCAGCACCGTCCGTGGACTGCTCAACCCTTGTTCTCACCATGGCCGATTGCTTGTCCTTTGTCACCAATGGCAGCACCGTCACCAAGCCAGAGGGTACCTGCTGTTCTGGCCTCAAGTCTGTGCTCAAAACTGCCCCTGTTTGCCTTTGCGAGGCTTTCAAAAGCAGTGCTCAGTTTGGTGTGATTTTGAATGTCACCAAGGCCACCAGTCTCCCTGCCGCATGCAAAGTCTCTGCCCCTTCTGCCGCCAACTGTGGAT TGTCCGAATCCCCTGTTGCTGCTCCTG CTGGAGGGGTGTCTCCAAAAGCTTCTCCAACTCCTCAAGCATCTGGTGCTTCATCTTCTGGTGTACATGGTCCTGCAAATGAGGTATCTCCAGCACCAGCACCAGCTAAAGGGAACGCAGCATCATTCCGAATTTCTGGTGGAACCTTGTTTGTTGGCATATTGGTAGCCACATTCTCAGGCATCTGA
- the LOC106773119 gene encoding uncharacterized protein LOC106773119: MNRGKATAVESSAPTREFTKWTEDMDARLLHSMIEESRIGNRVDGSWTSQVYTNIVDNLHVSGYVAITKNNVKNRQKVLKDKWREVHDLVSGLSGFAWNPITMRFDAEDEVWMDLIQSRPTAAKWRLNSIRHYDLMVELWAADRAIGSGVRTARQIRRGRDAPRVNVDLNQNIEYTPE, from the exons ATGAACCGAGGTAAGGCAACCGCCGTTGAGTCCTCTGCTCCAACGAGAGAGTTCACAAAGTGGACTGAGGACATGGACGCACGTCTGTTACACTCTATGATTGAGGAATCAAGAATCGGTAATAGGGTTGACGGGAGCTGGACATCTCAAGTGTATACTAACATTGTTGATAATCTACATGTCTCTGGGTATGTTgccattacaaaaaataatgttaaaaaccGTCAGAAAGTATTGAAAGATAAATGGCGTGAGGTTCATGACCTAGTTTCTGGATTAAGCGGTTTTGCTTGGAACCCTATCACTATGCGATTTGATGCGGAGGATGAAGTCTGGATGGACCTCATTcag TCTCGGCCAACTGCCGCAAAGTGGAGACTGAACAGTATCCGACATTACGATTTAATGGTGGAGTTATGGGCTGCGGATCGAGCTATAGGGAGCGGTGTTCGGACCGCTCGTCAAATACGTCGAGGGCGGGATGCGCCTCGTGTTAATGTTGATCTAAATCAGAATATTGAGTACACTCCTGAGTAG